DNA from Thermococcus argininiproducens:
TACTCTTTCAAGTTCATTTAGATAGTTGCCAATTGTTAGTGCGTCAAATTCAACTTGACTATTTTGATCAACAACCACAGTCGCTGCATATCCATCGTAACACATGAAGCTTATATATTCCTCATCGTGAGGAACTACTGCAACTTTTACCTCTCTCTCTGTATTAAAGTAGACAAAAGTGCCACTCGAACCAATGACTATCAATGAAGATAGTAGCAACATAAGTATGACTGGGATTATTTTTTTCATTTTCCAAACACCTCCATTTTGATTTGCCTTAATAAGCTCGATCTTCTATTTCTGATTTTGAGGATGTCCTCATTCCCAATTCCTGAGATAGCATAAAGCAACCCCAAGAAGATTGTCGTCTCTGCAAGAATTGCAAAAAGCGGGGCAAAAGGTCTTATATCATAAAGCCAGTCAATTACAGACCGAGGTAACACTGGCATGTAAGCATTAACCTTGATCTTGTCCACAAATAACGATGTTTCTCGCGGAGTGTTTATTAAAACTTTGATTGTCTTTTCCTCTTGAGGGCTTAATTCAAAGTGAGTTTCTGATATTTCTACTATCCTTGGGCTTTCTGGTTCAAGATAATAGACCATAGAATAAAAGTTCCCATTTTTGATCGTGATTTCCTCCTCAAATGTAGATCCTGGTAAGTACCACCCTTCTCTCTGTCCACCAGCAGAAGTTACTGCATACTCTATTGGAAGAACTTGCCAGGAAACAAACATTGAAATTGAGAGCATGACAAGTAGTAAAACCGAAGCAAGAATGTATAATGTCTTGAATTTAATTTTAATAAACTTAGCCCTCTTTTTTCTGTGTTTCGTGCTCTCACCCGTAAATGCAAGAGCCCCTACAATTACCAACAATGCAGCAAGCATAATTTTGGTTCTTCCTGAAACTCCACGTTGAAGATAAGTGCCTACTTGAGGAAGCTTAAGAGGAGAACCTCCAATCATAATAACCTTCCCAGCAATGTCTTTAGGTAAAATTGGATTCGTTTTCTTCCCTTGCTGGTCCGTGGCAACGTTATTGTCACCTTTTGTTATATACCCACCTTCAACGATTCCTACAACTCTATGGACAGTCCAACTACCTCTCAGATTAAAGATTATTATATCGCCAATATCTGCACTCCTTGAAAGAGGATTTATGAAAAACAAATCCCCCCTATTCAAAGTAGGAGTCATGCTATCTGAATAAACATAAGAAATAAAAACGGGCCTATCTAGAAGAGCTCCTAAAATAGACCCCAAGACAATCACGGAAATCGTGAGAATTAGAAGATACTCAATGAGTTTCTTCATTCACAAGGACCTCCAAAAGCCTGTATTGTAATGTTTTGGTCGTAATTACCTAAAGTTAGACCTATGGTATTAAAGCGCATTCCTACCTGCACAGTTTGATTCGCCAAAACAGTAAATTCTATGCTCTGACTCCAAGTATTATTGTAAGGACTTACAAAGAGCCCAATTGTTAAAGTTGGTGAGCTTATAGTAATACATATTTCACTAAATCCTGTCTCACTTTCATTGTTGTATATCTCAAAGACACTATCGAAGACGTAAATTGAATTCAGCGAGAGACCTTCCCCAAAACCAGGATAAAGAGGACTCTTATTGCTGATATCTATTTTTAAATATCCTTCACTTAGATAAGCATATGGTGGGAGGGGAGTCTCGATTGAAGGTGAACCATTGTTATCAACAGCAAGAACAACAGGAATTGGCTTCACAACAAAAACCCCCCACGCAAAAAACATTATGATTAGTATAACTGGTAGAACAGCAAACTTGAGTATCTTTCTCACTTTTCTCTCCCCCTAATAAATTTAAATGTAAGGAGCAAATGCCCCCAAAAGATAGAAAGATTAATCACTCCTCTTCACATTCACCGAGTACTGCATCAAAACTTAAAGTCCCGCTTAATGCATCGCCATCGTCCAAGCCTTCGCTGTCAATGATCATTCCGATCTCTACAGTTTCTCCTGGAAGAATAGTAACTTCAAGCTCATCTACACCAACAGTCTCGTTTGTGTATTCTCCTTCAAAGAAGCTAATTGCCCCACTTCCACTGTACTCAATGTGCATACAAATAGTAACGTTTTCCCAAAGGTGGTTGCTCACGCCAAAAACGTGCTCAAAGACGTAAATTGAGTCTGGACTAACACCTTTACCTATTGTCAAGTTTTGTAAGAACAGCTCCCAATAGTTCGCATTTTGCATACTCAAATCTATTACAAGCATCCCATTATCATTTATGTATGCATAAGGCTGAAGGGGTACTAAGTCAACAAGTTCATCATCGTCTGGAACCATTTCTATGTGAACTTCTCTATCTGCTTCAAAGTATGCAAAAGTGGCACTGCTTGCTGTTACTGCAATGACAATTCCTGCAATCAACATGAAAATTCCTAGTATCTTCTTCATATTATCACCCCACACTGAATTGGCTCTTCTCCTAATGGCCATGCTTTAATTGTTATGTTTCCATAGAAGTCACCAAGTTGTCCGCCTGCTATTTCCATTCCAATACCGAGTTCTTCTCCAGGGAACAGAATGAAACACACGTCTCCAGCTGCAGTATCTGAGTTGTAAGGTTGTCCAAAGCCGTTAGTTATCCACATGTTGTATGTGGGGTCATAGAACGAGAATGTACCTGGGTCAGATGAAATAACCTGGACCACTATAGGCATTTGTTCCCAAAGGTGGTTGCTTACATAGAAAACATGGTCAAAGTTGTATCTTGATTGCGGGCTTATCCCAAGACCTCCTGTCCAGTTGGGGATGTAATATGGCGAGTCCATATACCCCGGCCAGTTTGGATTGTCGACTGAGAAGTCTATAACGAGTTTTCCTCTGTCATTTATGTAAGCATATGGTTGGCCCGGATGCAGATCAATAAGCTCAACGTCATCTGCAACTACGCTAACGTGGACACTTCTTTGAGCTCTGTAGTCTCTGAAGGTTGCAGTAGTGCCAAGGGCCATTGCAAAGGCCACTAAAAGGC
Protein-coding regions in this window:
- a CDS encoding DUF1102 domain-containing protein — translated: MKKVLALGMLGLLVAFAMALGTTATFRDYRAQRSVHVSVVADDVELIDLHPGQPYAYINDRGKLVIDFSVDNPNWPGYMDSPYYIPNWTGGLGISPQSRYNFDHVFYVSNHLWEQMPIVVQVISSDPGTFSFYDPTYNMWITNGFGQPYNSDTAAGDVCFILFPGEELGIGMEIAGGQLGDFYGNITIKAWPLGEEPIQCGVII
- a CDS encoding DUF1102 domain-containing protein codes for the protein MRKILKFAVLPVILIIMFFAWGVFVVKPIPVVLAVDNNGSPSIETPLPPYAYLSEGYLKIDISNKSPLYPGFGEGLSLNSIYVFDSVFEIYNNESETGFSEICITISSPTLTIGLFVSPYNNTWSQSIEFTVLANQTVQVGMRFNTIGLTLGNYDQNITIQAFGGPCE
- a CDS encoding signal peptidase I yields the protein MKKLIEYLLILTISVIVLGSILGALLDRPVFISYVYSDSMTPTLNRGDLFFINPLSRSADIGDIIIFNLRGSWTVHRVVGIVEGGYITKGDNNVATDQQGKKTNPILPKDIAGKVIMIGGSPLKLPQVGTYLQRGVSGRTKIMLAALLVIVGALAFTGESTKHRKKRAKFIKIKFKTLYILASVLLLVMLSISMFVSWQVLPIEYAVTSAGGQREGWYLPGSTFEEEITIKNGNFYSMVYYLEPESPRIVEISETHFELSPQEEKTIKVLINTPRETSLFVDKIKVNAYMPVLPRSVIDWLYDIRPFAPLFAILAETTIFLGLLYAISGIGNEDILKIRNRRSSLLRQIKMEVFGK
- a CDS encoding DUF1102 domain-containing protein; amino-acid sequence: MKKILGIFMLIAGIVIAVTASSATFAYFEADREVHIEMVPDDDELVDLVPLQPYAYINDNGMLVIDLSMQNANYWELFLQNLTIGKGVSPDSIYVFEHVFGVSNHLWENVTICMHIEYSGSGAISFFEGEYTNETVGVDELEVTILPGETVEIGMIIDSEGLDDGDALSGTLSFDAVLGECEEE